One segment of Kitasatospora viridis DNA contains the following:
- a CDS encoding trypsin-like peptidase domain-containing protein, with the protein MTELQMMTGLQGTGLQIERVAEVIVEFTSGPRRRGSGYLVAPATVLTAAHVVAHAARVEVRFDSDRPGERTIEARTAFAHPGIDLAVLTLAEPAGSAATVSYGRIGEHDAPLYCSAAGFPYFKLRKDPDNSRYRDLEHIRAICSPLTNRREGTLELRVAAPAAGADGSPWEGMSGAAVLSGGLLVGVVRQHQVNDGPGRLAASRVDRWAEKLSASELDALTGLLGTTIDPPQLPEASRTAAAGRPAAGLRALLHDLVPDHLDDRSAELADLLDFCAGAEPYRWLQGPPWAGKTTLAAWFALHPPPGVVPVCYFVTSRQAGQADSADFTEQLIRQLAEIAGRDPEPDGTPANRDQQRRQLLRDAAARLARDGATLLLVVDGLDEDRSERSSIAALLPERPPANLRVLVTSRPRPGVPADLPGGHPLRHCPVTRLVATPAALGIEHDARYELGQALAGDTLDREILGLLTAARGTLTLADLRELTGREQFVVRGRLDSPFGRILRERGEPAGDSLVRGYLFAHETLFAAALDAFGPDLAPYRERIHAWAQRYRAAGWPPDSPWYLLRQYGRLAVGEQDAPLATDLATDPRRHDRLRAVTGSDQPALAEIAAVRQLISRQATPDLARLAALAAAHGLVSRRNSALPPEVPVMIARLGQPRRAEGLARSMTGPGRLDALVGVAQVLAEAGDGRVGELVREVQRVAADVGLYDPPSEALYRRDLLAAGAVALATTGEGAAAVALVAAAAEEEFPWGEYEYEDEEAGDDVVPGVRLRRRDFATALSLAAVAKALRPRDPGLAERALAFVEAAVEDRPVIARIRLLAALADAHAEADPARAAELVERIDQEVDLALDQAPSQHSPAAALAWGADDLLPVHPAAAARLARAAAEHAATLLQPPTRSDDDRILPFLSTLTRSGQVAEAEALAGRIAADEDPADAPPWAEDPDPSHLARVRASIWGVVAPGWVHSGVPERARAVVEHAFAPGQAPAEVLAEVSRAFAEAGDLPEAGRWAERIPDPRQRARALCAMAEHTLAQDREQALRLAEEALQASFQAASRDQDRLSDRRLAALTDALAACADFTAAGREARSIAGPFERTWALAALAVRCHERGAGPAAGEFADQARQEGEDESNRYDWESRTTALLTAGEALAHLGPSARLTRVLDLLAESEAWPAGGYVAALGAHDPIRVGALLDGYEHQLRAAEDPEVKIACCVDLLAMAGRLDPPRTRRLLELLAQATDEDPISHPVYWGASDPSYQALAALLLQRDFPQRARLLREGVDEYVSGRGASSYEPRLFGTLALIHAAHGEWAQAEEWADNVWENPADRAATRCALAMTVGGLRGPALTTPLLADGWLAQVRACIEAFAPLPPADDTRLARARGLLTDVLLGDEWHHALPALAQLAPDAVLAVRDVVLDHRGGAA; encoded by the coding sequence TCGCGGTGCTGACGCTCGCCGAGCCCGCCGGCAGTGCCGCCACGGTGTCCTACGGCCGGATCGGCGAGCACGACGCACCCCTGTACTGCAGCGCGGCGGGCTTCCCCTACTTCAAGCTCCGCAAGGACCCCGACAACTCCCGCTACCGCGACCTGGAACACATCCGGGCGATCTGCTCCCCGCTCACCAACCGCCGCGAAGGCACCCTCGAACTGCGAGTGGCAGCCCCCGCCGCCGGGGCGGACGGCTCCCCGTGGGAGGGCATGTCCGGCGCCGCCGTCCTGAGCGGCGGACTCCTCGTCGGAGTCGTCCGCCAGCACCAGGTGAACGACGGCCCGGGGCGGCTCGCCGCCAGCCGGGTGGACCGCTGGGCCGAGAAGCTCAGCGCGAGCGAACTCGACGCACTCACCGGGCTCCTGGGCACCACGATCGACCCGCCGCAACTGCCCGAGGCGAGCCGCACGGCAGCGGCGGGCCGACCGGCCGCCGGCCTGCGCGCCCTGCTCCACGACCTGGTCCCGGACCACCTCGACGACCGGAGCGCCGAACTCGCCGACCTCCTCGACTTCTGCGCCGGCGCCGAACCGTACCGCTGGCTCCAGGGCCCGCCCTGGGCCGGCAAGACCACGCTCGCCGCCTGGTTCGCGCTGCACCCGCCGCCGGGCGTCGTCCCGGTCTGCTACTTCGTCACCTCCCGGCAGGCCGGCCAGGCCGACAGCGCCGACTTCACCGAGCAGCTGATCCGTCAACTCGCCGAGATCGCCGGCCGGGACCCCGAGCCGGACGGCACGCCCGCCAACCGCGACCAGCAGCGCCGCCAACTGCTCCGCGACGCGGCGGCCCGCCTGGCCCGCGACGGCGCCACCCTGCTGCTCGTCGTCGACGGCCTCGACGAGGACCGGTCCGAACGGTCCAGCATCGCCGCGCTGCTCCCCGAGCGCCCGCCCGCGAACCTCCGCGTCCTGGTCACCAGCCGCCCCCGCCCCGGCGTTCCCGCCGACCTCCCCGGCGGCCACCCGCTGCGGCACTGCCCGGTCACCCGGCTCGTCGCCACCCCCGCCGCCCTCGGCATCGAGCACGACGCGCGCTACGAACTCGGCCAGGCGCTGGCCGGCGACACCCTGGACCGCGAGATCCTCGGCCTGCTGACCGCCGCCCGCGGCACCCTCACCCTCGCCGACCTGCGCGAACTGACGGGGCGTGAGCAGTTCGTGGTGCGCGGGCGGCTGGACAGCCCGTTCGGCCGGATCCTGCGCGAACGCGGCGAGCCGGCCGGCGACTCCCTCGTGCGCGGCTACCTGTTCGCGCACGAGACGCTGTTCGCCGCCGCCCTCGACGCCTTCGGGCCGGACCTCGCGCCCTACCGCGAGCGGATCCACGCCTGGGCCCAGCGCTACCGCGCCGCCGGCTGGCCGCCGGACAGCCCCTGGTACCTGCTGCGCCAGTACGGCCGCCTGGCCGTCGGCGAGCAGGACGCGCCGCTGGCCACCGACCTCGCCACCGACCCGCGCCGCCACGACCGGCTGCGCGCGGTGACCGGCAGCGACCAGCCGGCACTCGCGGAGATCGCCGCGGTGCGGCAGCTGATCAGCCGTCAGGCCACCCCGGACCTGGCGAGGCTGGCGGCCCTCGCCGCCGCCCACGGGCTGGTGTCCCGCCGCAACAGCGCACTGCCGCCCGAGGTGCCCGTCATGATCGCCCGCCTCGGGCAGCCGCGCCGCGCGGAGGGCCTGGCGCGCAGCATGACCGGGCCGGGGCGGCTGGACGCGCTGGTCGGCGTGGCGCAGGTGCTGGCCGAAGCCGGCGACGGGCGGGTGGGTGAGCTGGTCCGCGAGGTCCAGCGGGTGGCCGCGGACGTCGGCCTCTACGACCCGCCGTCCGAAGCTCTCTACCGGCGTGACCTGCTCGCCGCCGGCGCCGTGGCACTGGCCACCACGGGCGAGGGCGCGGCGGCCGTCGCGCTCGTGGCGGCGGCAGCAGAGGAGGAGTTCCCCTGGGGCGAGTACGAGTACGAGGACGAGGAGGCGGGGGACGACGTGGTGCCCGGGGTCAGGCTGCGGCGCCGGGACTTCGCCACCGCGCTGTCGCTGGCCGCCGTGGCCAAGGCCCTTCGCCCGCGTGATCCGGGCCTTGCCGAGCGGGCGCTGGCCTTCGTCGAGGCCGCGGTCGAGGACCGGCCGGTGATCGCCCGGATCCGCCTCCTGGCGGCCCTGGCCGATGCCCACGCCGAGGCCGACCCGGCGCGCGCGGCGGAGCTGGTGGAGCGCATCGACCAGGAGGTCGACCTGGCCCTCGATCAAGCGCCCAGCCAGCACAGCCCGGCCGCCGCCCTCGCCTGGGGAGCCGACGACCTCCTCCCGGTCCACCCGGCGGCCGCGGCCCGACTGGCCCGGGCCGCGGCCGAGCATGCGGCGACGCTGCTCCAGCCGCCGACCAGGTCCGACGACGATCGCATCCTGCCCTTCCTGAGCACGCTGACCCGCAGCGGGCAGGTCGCCGAGGCCGAGGCGCTCGCGGGGCGGATCGCCGCCGACGAGGATCCCGCCGACGCGCCGCCCTGGGCGGAGGACCCGGACCCCTCCCACCTGGCACGCGTGCGGGCGTCGATCTGGGGGGTCGTCGCACCGGGCTGGGTCCACTCGGGCGTGCCAGAGCGGGCCCGGGCGGTGGTGGAGCACGCCTTCGCGCCCGGCCAGGCGCCAGCAGAGGTCCTCGCCGAGGTCAGCCGCGCCTTCGCCGAGGCCGGGGACCTCCCGGAAGCCGGCCGCTGGGCCGAGCGGATTCCGGACCCCCGACAACGGGCCAGGGCGCTCTGCGCCATGGCCGAACACACCCTCGCCCAGGACCGGGAACAGGCCCTGCGACTCGCGGAGGAGGCGCTCCAAGCGTCTTTCCAAGCGGCCTCCCGTGATCAGGACCGGTTGTCCGACCGACGGCTGGCGGCGCTGACGGACGCGCTCGCCGCCTGCGCAGACTTCACCGCCGCCGGCCGCGAAGCCCGGTCGATCGCCGGTCCGTTCGAGCGGACCTGGGCACTCGCGGCGCTGGCGGTCCGGTGCCACGAGCGCGGCGCCGGACCGGCCGCCGGGGAATTCGCCGACCAGGCCAGGCAGGAGGGCGAGGACGAGAGCAACCGGTACGACTGGGAGTCGCGCACCACGGCGCTGCTGACGGCCGGTGAGGCGCTGGCGCACCTGGGGCCGTCGGCGCGGCTGACCCGGGTCCTGGACCTGCTGGCGGAAAGCGAGGCCTGGCCGGCCGGCGGGTACGTCGCCGCGCTCGGGGCCCACGATCCCATTCGGGTCGGCGCCCTGTTGGACGGCTACGAACACCAACTCCGGGCAGCCGAGGACCCCGAGGTCAAGATCGCCTGCTGCGTCGACCTCCTCGCCATGGCGGGCCGGCTCGACCCGCCGCGCACGCGGCGCCTGCTGGAGCTGCTGGCGCAGGCCACCGACGAGGATCCGATCTCCCACCCCGTGTACTGGGGGGCGTCCGATCCCAGCTACCAGGCACTGGCCGCACTGCTCCTGCAGCGTGACTTCCCGCAGCGTGCGCGCCTGTTGCGTGAGGGTGTCGACGAGTACGTGTCCGGCCGCGGGGCGAGCAGCTACGAGCCGCGGCTGTTCGGGACGCTGGCCCTCATACATGCCGCCCACGGGGAATGGGCGCAGGCCGAGGAGTGGGCGGACAACGTCTGGGAGAACCCCGCTGACCGGGCCGCCACCAGGTGCGCGCTGGCGATGACCGTCGGCGGGCTCCGTGGGCCGGCCCTGACGACCCCGCTGCTGGCCGACGGATGGCTCGCGCAGGTCCGGGCCTGCATCGAGGCGTTCGCACCCCTGCCCCCGGCGGACGACACCCGACTGGCCCGCGCCCGGGGCCTGCTGACGGACGTTCTGCTCGGCGACGAGTGGCACCACGCCCTGCCCGCCCTCGCCCAGCTGGCCCCCGACGCGGTCCTGGCCGTCCGCGACGTCGTCCTCGACCACCGCGGCGGGGCCGCCTGA
- a CDS encoding winged helix-turn-helix transcriptional regulator: MGVSDESTVSPTPAADVNVASCPSRLILEHVTSRWGVLVLAALTDGTRRFSELRRTIGGVSEKMLAQTLQTLERDGFVHRLAHPVIPPRVDYSLTPIGEEAARQVWSLARWAESHVTDVMAAQDAYEKAKQDR, translated from the coding sequence ATGGGAGTAAGTGATGAGTCGACCGTATCCCCGACGCCGGCAGCCGACGTGAACGTGGCGAGCTGTCCCTCGCGCCTGATCCTGGAGCACGTCACCAGCCGGTGGGGCGTCCTGGTGCTGGCGGCGCTGACCGACGGCACCCGGCGCTTCAGCGAGCTCCGCCGCACCATCGGCGGGGTCAGCGAGAAGATGCTCGCCCAGACGCTGCAGACCCTGGAGCGGGACGGCTTCGTGCACCGCCTGGCACACCCGGTCATCCCCCCGCGCGTCGACTACTCCCTCACCCCGATCGGCGAGGAGGCCGCCCGCCAGGTGTGGTCGCTGGCCCGATGGGCGGAGAGCCACGTCACGGACGTCATGGCCGCGCAGGACGCGTACGAGAAGGCCAAGCAGGACCGGTAG
- a CDS encoding SDR family oxidoreductase, which translates to MSIVVTGATGVLGRLVIDELLAVVPAEQVVALVRDRGRASDIADRGVELRLADYSEPESLAGAFRSGDVVLLISGSEVGRRVAQHTAVVRAAKEAGVARIAYTGILGGPAADFALADEHKATEQAILDSGLPYTFLRNGWYTENYTAQIQVQLEHGVVGSAGEGRIGSAARRDFAAAAVAVLTGEGHENRAYELSGDQAWTLAEYAAELSRQSGTAVAHADVPPEALKGILLGAGLPEAFADVLVDVDVAGIRRGLLEGGSGDLSRLIGRPTTPLADTIAAALKV; encoded by the coding sequence ATGAGCATCGTGGTCACCGGAGCAACCGGAGTGCTCGGCCGTCTCGTCATCGACGAACTACTGGCCGTGGTCCCCGCCGAGCAGGTCGTCGCCCTCGTACGTGACAGGGGGAGGGCCTCCGACATCGCCGATCGTGGCGTCGAGCTCCGCCTCGCGGACTACAGCGAGCCCGAGAGCCTGGCCGGCGCCTTCCGGTCCGGCGACGTCGTGCTGCTGATCTCCGGCAGTGAGGTCGGGCGGCGCGTCGCGCAGCACACCGCTGTCGTCCGTGCGGCCAAGGAGGCCGGCGTGGCCCGGATCGCGTACACCGGCATCCTGGGCGGCCCCGCAGCCGACTTCGCGCTCGCGGACGAGCACAAGGCCACCGAGCAGGCCATCCTCGACTCCGGTCTGCCCTACACCTTCCTGCGCAACGGCTGGTACACCGAGAACTACACCGCCCAGATCCAGGTCCAGCTGGAGCACGGCGTGGTGGGCAGCGCCGGCGAGGGCAGGATCGGCTCGGCCGCCCGACGGGACTTCGCCGCCGCCGCGGTCGCCGTCCTCACCGGCGAGGGCCACGAGAACCGGGCGTACGAGCTGAGCGGCGATCAGGCCTGGACCCTGGCCGAGTACGCCGCCGAGCTGTCCAGGCAGTCCGGGACGGCGGTCGCCCACGCCGACGTCCCACCGGAGGCCCTCAAGGGGATCCTGCTCGGTGCGGGTCTGCCGGAGGCGTTCGCCGACGTCCTCGTCGACGTCGATGTCGCCGGCATCAGGCGCGGCCTGCTGGAGGGCGGCAGCGGTGACCTCTCCCGGCTCATCGGCCGCCCGACGACCCCGCTCGCCGACACGATCGCGGCTGCGCTGAAGGTCTGA
- a CDS encoding poly-gamma-glutamate hydrolase family protein, with the protein MTTRQVRVAIASALLVLLVQPATAVAAADDCAPTGAAPGDRFADFADLAAHEREGTDYRVTARRGVGGGAEVVQLAIHGGGIEPPTTQLADYSARMTGSSFYSFEAVGNGDPRDLHVTATHFDDPRALTLVGAARYTVSWHGAAGVEPLTYVGGLDSDAVRWVTEALRAGGFPVAVRNPAALAGRQPCNIANRDQRGAGVQLEISQGQRRQFVKDGDLGRDRISDPRFRTPAFYAYTAAVLSALHAAIAAPIAAPSPPAG; encoded by the coding sequence TTGACCACTCGACAGGTGCGAGTCGCGATCGCGTCGGCCTTGCTCGTCCTCCTGGTGCAGCCGGCCACTGCCGTGGCGGCGGCCGACGACTGCGCCCCCACCGGGGCCGCGCCTGGGGACCGGTTCGCCGACTTCGCCGATCTGGCCGCGCACGAGCGGGAGGGAACCGACTACCGGGTCACCGCGCGCCGTGGCGTCGGCGGTGGAGCGGAGGTGGTGCAGCTGGCGATCCACGGGGGCGGGATCGAGCCTCCCACCACCCAGCTCGCCGACTACAGCGCGAGGATGACCGGCAGCTCGTTCTACTCCTTCGAGGCCGTGGGAAACGGGGACCCGCGTGACCTCCACGTCACGGCCACGCACTTCGACGACCCCCGGGCGCTCACGTTGGTCGGGGCGGCGCGGTACACGGTGTCCTGGCACGGCGCGGCCGGTGTCGAACCGCTCACGTACGTGGGCGGCCTGGACAGCGATGCGGTCCGGTGGGTGACCGAGGCCCTTCGCGCCGGCGGTTTCCCCGTCGCGGTCCGCAATCCCGCCGCCCTCGCCGGCCGCCAGCCCTGCAACATCGCCAACCGCGACCAGCGGGGAGCAGGCGTCCAGCTGGAGATCAGCCAGGGGCAGCGCCGACAGTTCGTCAAGGACGGCGACCTCGGCCGCGACCGGATCAGCGACCCCCGCTTTCGAACCCCCGCGTTCTACGCCTACACCGCCGCCGTCCTCAGCGCGCTCCACGCCGCGATCGCCGCCCCGATCGCCGCCCCCAGCCCGCCGGCCGGGTGA
- a CDS encoding M48 family metallopeptidase — MRTRALAGLIVLSAWYVVSLLTVGALLWFDLLCLRFIGVLVNSGLAYWVVFYAMPASLGVAVLLVGKVVRSVLPLAPVREGSLPVDRAQAAALWHMVDELVERIGARPPSEIRLLVDVSAAIVERTALLGLLGGRRVLYIGAPLMITLDADEFRAVVAHELAHDAARHTRFSALTVRVSHALDTTVREARADLRTKGLLRMYQWIALAPLLVFAAIYRDTVLPARREHEFAADDMAAEVVGTEVMVRALRGYHAANRSWHDFTVRLLRPNLAAGVVPDDPFAAFAHIVAQPHYRERLHAFRAGPLPFLGSGGLNPHPSPREREERLLRGRRSGAPSGAAPAPKPLDGAAELAALIARTPWARTDALPGSDHSRITPWPQWLSSVGEFTSVGEADRLLRAAARLTPSEQQWNGLTLHSVLVCVATRSHQLVQEYGRLSGRRSSAREGERRLAEAAAALVQRWLVVGGLASWRVDWGAAVTADCPALGQDELGALVHDALSREPDAADSTELHRRLEAMGLDLEAVTRPLRPFPVEEARRTSREKRTPREVRSARAVMVVGTASLVIASFTHL; from the coding sequence ATGAGAACCCGGGCTCTGGCCGGCCTGATCGTGCTGTCCGCCTGGTACGTCGTCAGCTTGCTGACCGTCGGCGCGCTCCTGTGGTTCGACCTCCTGTGCCTGCGGTTCATCGGAGTGCTCGTCAACTCGGGCTTGGCGTACTGGGTCGTGTTCTACGCCATGCCGGCCTCCCTGGGCGTGGCCGTGCTGCTCGTGGGCAAGGTGGTGCGTTCCGTCCTGCCGCTGGCGCCGGTGCGCGAGGGTTCACTACCGGTCGACAGGGCGCAGGCTGCCGCGCTGTGGCACATGGTCGACGAACTGGTGGAACGGATCGGCGCCAGGCCGCCCTCCGAGATCCGCCTGCTCGTCGACGTGAGCGCGGCGATCGTCGAACGGACGGCCCTGCTGGGGCTCTTGGGCGGCAGGCGGGTCCTGTACATCGGCGCGCCGTTGATGATCACGCTCGACGCCGACGAGTTTCGCGCGGTGGTGGCCCATGAGCTCGCCCATGATGCCGCTCGGCACACCCGGTTCAGTGCGCTGACCGTTCGGGTCTCGCACGCCCTGGACACCACCGTGCGCGAGGCCCGGGCAGACCTGAGGACCAAGGGCTTGCTGCGCATGTACCAGTGGATCGCCCTCGCTCCCCTGCTGGTCTTCGCCGCGATCTACCGCGACACGGTGCTGCCGGCCCGCCGCGAGCACGAGTTCGCGGCCGACGACATGGCTGCGGAGGTCGTCGGCACGGAGGTGATGGTGCGAGCACTGCGTGGGTACCATGCCGCGAACCGTTCGTGGCACGACTTCACCGTGCGGCTCCTGCGACCCAACCTGGCTGCGGGAGTTGTCCCGGACGATCCGTTCGCGGCCTTCGCACACATCGTGGCCCAGCCCCACTACCGTGAGCGCCTGCACGCCTTTCGGGCGGGTCCGCTGCCCTTCCTGGGCAGTGGCGGGTTGAATCCGCACCCGAGTCCGCGCGAACGGGAGGAGCGTCTGCTCCGCGGCCGGCGGTCCGGCGCGCCGAGCGGCGCCGCACCCGCGCCGAAGCCGCTCGACGGCGCTGCGGAGTTGGCGGCGCTGATCGCCCGCACGCCGTGGGCGCGAACCGATGCACTCCCCGGCTCCGACCACAGCCGGATCACGCCCTGGCCGCAATGGCTCTCGTCGGTCGGGGAGTTCACGTCCGTCGGCGAGGCGGACCGACTGCTGCGCGCGGCCGCCCGCCTGACGCCCAGTGAGCAGCAGTGGAACGGGCTGACACTGCACTCCGTCCTCGTGTGCGTCGCAACCCGCTCCCACCAGCTGGTGCAGGAGTACGGCCGACTCTCCGGCCGTCGGTCGAGCGCGAGGGAGGGTGAACGCCGGCTGGCCGAAGCCGCTGCCGCGCTGGTCCAGCGGTGGCTCGTCGTGGGCGGACTGGCGTCCTGGCGCGTCGACTGGGGCGCCGCGGTGACGGCGGACTGCCCTGCGCTGGGGCAGGACGAGCTCGGCGCGCTGGTGCACGACGCGCTGTCGAGGGAGCCGGACGCCGCGGACAGCACAGAACTCCACCGCCGCCTTGAGGCGATGGGGCTGGACCTGGAGGCTGTGACCCGGCCGCTGCGCCCCTTCCCCGTCGAGGAAGCCCGCCGGACGTCGCGGGAGAAGCGAACGCCCCGTGAAGTTCGCAGCGCCCGCGCCGTCATGGTGGTGGGGACCGCGAGTCTCGTCATCGCCTCCTTCACCCACCTGTGA
- a CDS encoding Crp/Fnr family transcriptional regulator has protein sequence MSAAEVGRIRAGGRRASLDHGNVLTLEGTSADKVFLVTHGVVKVSSVSAAGGFKHLAIRGPGQLVGEFACIVGGTRSGTAVAVTDVSAWEIPADRFLHTLRSDPALCFAVLRIIVGRVRESDGRIGELGEFSASDRVVRLLARLGASCAEHDGPAAPVTVPVDQSELAGCAGVARETVSRTLTALARHGMAHGRRGRVVIDDLPALIRRAQETEGR, from the coding sequence TTGTCCGCAGCGGAGGTCGGCCGGATCCGCGCCGGCGGGCGCCGGGCGAGCCTGGACCACGGCAACGTGCTGACGCTTGAGGGGACTTCGGCGGACAAGGTGTTCCTGGTGACGCACGGCGTGGTCAAAGTCTCCTCGGTGTCCGCCGCCGGCGGGTTCAAGCACCTGGCCATCCGCGGACCGGGCCAGCTGGTGGGCGAGTTCGCCTGCATCGTCGGCGGAACGCGGTCCGGGACGGCCGTCGCGGTCACCGACGTATCGGCGTGGGAGATTCCGGCCGATCGGTTCCTGCACACGCTCCGCTCCGACCCGGCGCTCTGCTTCGCCGTCCTGCGGATCATCGTCGGACGGGTGCGCGAGTCCGACGGCCGGATCGGCGAACTCGGCGAGTTCTCCGCGTCCGACCGGGTCGTCCGGCTGCTGGCCCGGCTGGGAGCGAGCTGCGCCGAACACGACGGACCGGCGGCACCGGTCACCGTGCCGGTCGACCAGAGCGAGTTGGCCGGCTGCGCCGGCGTGGCACGCGAGACGGTGAGCCGAACCCTCACCGCCCTCGCCCGCCACGGCATGGCGCACGGCCGGCGCGGCCGGGTGGTGATCGACGACCTACCGGCGCTGATCCGGCGCGCCCAGGAAACCGAGGGCCGGTGA
- a CDS encoding IS5 family transposase (programmed frameshift), with translation MGRGDLTDAEWERLRPFLPVSNRRCGRWRDHRQVIDGILHRVRTGVHWRDLPERFGPWKTVYERHQLWSADGTWERLLQRVQAEADATDDIDWDISVDSTVVRAHQHAAGARTDPPPALGPKGAGSGEHQDENAAAEPRRPPGGGGAGDEGLGCSRGGFTTKVHLSADGRCRPLSLIVTAGQRADCTQFEPVLEKIRVPRTGLGRPRKTPDSLAADKAYSNGPCRDYLRRRGIRHTIPEKTDSQAARLRKSSRGGRPPGFDEERYKKRNTIERAINRLKHARAVATRYDKRGYVYLGTITAAALVIWLRT, from the exons ATGGGGCGGGGAGATCTCACGGATGCCGAGTGGGAACGGCTGCGGCCATTCCTGCCGGTCAGCAACAGGCGTTGTGGTCGGTGGCGGGACCATCGGCAGGTGATCGACGGGATTCTGCACCGGGTGCGGACCGGTGTGCACTGGCGTGACCTGCCCGAGCGCTTCGGTCCCTGGAAGACGGTCTACGAACGCCATCAACTGTGGTCGGCCGACGGGACATGGGAGCGCCTGCTCCAGCGGGTCCAGGCGGAAGCGGACGCCACTGACGACATCGACTGGGACATCTCAGTCGACTCCACCGTCGTCCGGGCCCACCAGCACGCGGCCGGCGCCCGCACCGACCCGCCACCAGCCCTCGGGCCAAAGGGGGCTGGATCAGGAGAACACCAGGACGAAA ACGCCGCAGCAGAGCCTCGTCGCCCGCCTGGCGGAGGTGGTGCTGGAGATGAAGGCCTGGGCTGCTCGCGGGGCGGGTTCACCACCAAGGTCCACCTGAGCGCGGACGGCCGCTGCCGCCCGCTGTCCCTGATCGTCACCGCGGGGCAGCGGGCGGACTGCACGCAGTTCGAGCCCGTGCTGGAGAAGATCCGCGTCCCACGGACCGGCTTGGGCCGGCCCCGCAAGACGCCCGACAGCCTGGCCGCCGACAAGGCCTACAGCAACGGGCCGTGCCGCGACTACCTGCGCAGGCGCGGCATCCGGCATACCATCCCGGAGAAGACCGACAGTCAGGCCGCCCGCCTGCGCAAGAGTTCACGCGGCGGGCGGCCGCCGGGCTTCGACGAGGAACGGTACAAGAAGCGGAACACCATCGAACGGGCCATCAACAGGCTCAAGCACGCCAGAGCCGTCGCCACCCGATACGACAAACGCGGATACGTCTACCTCGGCACCATCACCGCAGCAGCCCTCGTCATCTGGCTCCGCACATGA
- a CDS encoding NlpC/P60 family protein — protein sequence MHGDQGRFGPQNFTGGPSMTHIRLLRSKSVRLIATLATGAAFASFAGHAFADTAAGDNAAYAATTQVGCGYNYGGTSCEPGYDSSGLTQWAWAQAGYSIPRTVVEQWSAFPGVALSGLQPGDLVFFDWSNDGPRGVGIFVGNGQIVTAGDLDNGVVSENISSLGDEVRADRPTG from the coding sequence ATGCACGGCGACCAGGGCCGCTTTGGCCCCCAAAACTTCACAGGAGGTCCAAGCATGACGCATATCAGGCTCTTACGAAGTAAGAGCGTTCGCTTGATTGCAACTCTGGCTACGGGGGCTGCGTTCGCCTCTTTCGCTGGGCATGCCTTTGCGGACACCGCGGCTGGGGATAATGCCGCCTATGCCGCCACCACGCAAGTCGGCTGCGGTTACAACTACGGAGGCACTTCCTGTGAGCCGGGTTACGACTCTTCGGGCTTGACCCAGTGGGCATGGGCGCAGGCGGGCTACTCTATCCCGCGCACCGTAGTTGAGCAGTGGTCAGCATTTCCGGGGGTCGCCCTGTCTGGTCTTCAGCCAGGCGACCTGGTGTTCTTTGACTGGTCTAACGACGGTCCTCGAGGAGTCGGAATCTTCGTCGGCAATGGTCAGATCGTTACGGCCGGAGATTTGGATAATGGAGTTGTGTCGGAAAATATTTCGAGCCTCGGTGATGAGGTTAGGGCGGATCGCCCAACGGGCTGA
- a CDS encoding DUF397 domain-containing protein: MPNPEGLGWFKSGYGNANSECIEVDCSAGPIIPVCDGKNPHGSVL, encoded by the coding sequence ATGCCTAATCCGGAAGGGCTGGGCTGGTTCAAGTCCGGCTATGGCAATGCTAACTCTGAGTGTATCGAGGTAGATTGCAGTGCGGGGCCAATCATCCCGGTTTGCGACGGTAAGAATCCCCACGGGTCAGTACTGTAA
- a CDS encoding ATP-binding protein translates to MTDPQDPQPPARPARTGPPNQLVRVSGGGNAFVAGGDQHIHYGPGVRRVGIGEGAEALCPYPGMTPFGPEQSHWFFGRDQAVATVCAQMDKRLGEGGALVVIGPSGVGKSSLLAAGVLPRVAAGAMPTKKSSHLGLRASLPLEPGWD, encoded by the coding sequence GTGACCGACCCGCAGGATCCGCAGCCACCCGCCAGACCGGCCCGAACGGGCCCGCCGAACCAGCTGGTTCGCGTCTCCGGCGGCGGGAACGCCTTCGTGGCGGGCGGCGACCAGCACATCCACTACGGTCCGGGAGTCCGCCGCGTCGGCATCGGCGAGGGGGCCGAGGCGCTCTGCCCGTACCCGGGCATGACGCCGTTCGGGCCGGAGCAGAGCCACTGGTTCTTCGGCCGGGACCAGGCGGTCGCCACCGTGTGCGCGCAGATGGACAAGAGGCTCGGCGAGGGCGGCGCGCTGGTCGTCATCGGACCGTCGGGAGTCGGGAAGTCCTCGCTGCTCGCGGCCGGTGTGCTGCCCAGGGTCGCGGCGGGCGCCATGCCCACTAAGAAGTCATCTCATTTGGGATTGAGGGCATCTCTTCCGCTTGAGCCCGGCTGGGATTGA